One window from the genome of Commensalibacter oyaizuii encodes:
- a CDS encoding YiaA/YiaB family inner membrane protein: protein MANSSNTTTSSWVLFTWVCFIVAILSMAFAVIYMPMDNWLRAYLGLSGLFLIQSSISLSKTLRDQAEHQEPNE from the coding sequence ATGGCTAATTCATCTAATACAACAACCAGCAGCTGGGTTCTTTTTACTTGGGTTTGTTTTATCGTTGCCATCTTGTCTATGGCTTTTGCAGTCATCTATATGCCTATGGATAATTGGTTACGTGCTTATTTAGGATTATCAGGGTTATTCCTAATTCAATCATCAATTTCCTTATCAAAAACCCTGCGTGATCAAGCAGAACATCAAGAACCAAACGAATAA
- a CDS encoding SIS domain-containing protein: MSTYQDFVNKIIQENRETLMAIDEKQIQSLIDEIRKAKTIQLYAMGRMQLSVRGFAMRLKHMGFDSYVVYDTTTPCIGKGDLLIVHCAVTNVELNIIKLAKEAGARIVLLTAHPENEHGQYADLAVRVPGQIFGTENEIPSIQPMSTLLEQSLFLFTDIVTMMIMDQCDIALDKMKNRHTNLEGLCGDFA; the protein is encoded by the coding sequence GTGTCAACTTATCAAGATTTTGTTAATAAAATTATTCAGGAAAATCGTGAAACACTAATGGCGATTGACGAAAAACAAATTCAAAGTCTTATCGACGAAATTCGAAAAGCAAAAACCATTCAATTATATGCTATGGGCAGAATGCAATTATCCGTGCGTGGATTTGCGATGCGGTTAAAGCATATGGGATTTGATAGTTATGTGGTATATGACACCACTACCCCATGTATTGGTAAGGGGGATTTATTAATTGTCCATTGTGCTGTCACCAACGTAGAGTTAAATATTATAAAACTAGCCAAAGAGGCAGGTGCTAGAATTGTATTATTAACTGCCCACCCCGAAAACGAACATGGACAATATGCAGACCTAGCAGTTAGAGTTCCAGGGCAAATTTTTGGCACGGAAAATGAAATACCTTCCATACAACCCATGTCCACATTACTAGAGCAATCACTCTTTCTTTTTACAGATATCGTTACCATGATGATTATGGATCAGTGCGACATTGCTTTGGATAAGATGAAAAACAGACATACCAATCTAGAAGGGTTATGTGGTGACTTTGCTTGA
- a CDS encoding MFS transporter, translating into MQKSSALSLKSLWFLCFAQSCGVLSENMIKNAMLVMALFVMGYQNTGLTAIAGGLFILPYACFSATAGQLADKFSKHRVMIAVKTIQLLFIPVVTVGFVYQNITLLLICLFFLGTAEAFYCPLKYSIIPEIVDQKRILFGNSVIETSTFIAILIGMIAGGSVILFSHGIYWVCGSAFILSLLGLGSIFKIMHVAPADPSLKINWNIAKETLNTIAMTRKNRKIWLCVLGISWFWTVGAVISAGIFDLSSAIIHHNGQFLTTIFLSCFSIGIAIGSIICARLLKGRISGQYVPFAAIGISIFCLDFGLASLSIRTFTSLHVFLTSFTGIRIFADLIFLSICSGIFSVPLYAMIQDQSPKSSKARIVAGNNIINAIMMVIGSFIWAKATAYTSNIAYLFIGLSVINFGIAIYIMRLLPAEILKTFFKAYFNLFHGVKITGMENFHQAGEKVVIISNHTSFMDATLLSCYLPQKPAFAIYTKTAEKWWARPFLATVNIFKVDIQSPYAIKDMIYAVRNNKEKLVIFPEGRLTKTGNLMKIYEGAGIVASSSGARILPVHIDGLQFTPWGRMRGKLRMRWFPRLSITILPSFNIQDYTDHNATPRQNRANIGKILQRTLIDSAFKAKNTDKTLFQTLLDAKDIYGKKTEIIEDIRRDPLTYDRLTLGAVLLGRQFTNYTDIGECVGLMLPTSCGGLVALMGLSAFGRVLHPVNVSTGAENIKNISSTAAIKTIITSRLFIEKAKLHDTIDYLKPFVQFVYLEDIKNAIGLSEKIRAKLDILYPKSLPGVKANANDPAIILATSGSEGQPKAVVLSHKNILTNCNQLACSVDFSSADRVFNAMPIFHSFGLTGAILLPLLYGVRTFHYPNPLHYKNISSLIYDTDATICFGTDTFLNGWAKYAHPYDFYAMRYIFAGGEKVKEETRRLYADTFGVRVFEGYGATETAPVMAINTPMNSRGGTVGKFLPGIDYKLEPVPGIDKGGKLIVKGDNIMIGYMLHTNPGKIQPPQDGWYDTGDIVEIDQDGFVIICGRIKRFAKIAGEMISMTAAETLATTLWPTALHAVVSLPDPKKGERLSLITTQQNASVSQLLTYAKERNIAEIMIPRSIKIVQDIPLFATGKVNYPELQKYIQNL; encoded by the coding sequence ATGCAAAAATCATCCGCTCTATCCCTTAAATCACTGTGGTTTTTATGTTTTGCACAATCTTGCGGTGTTCTTAGCGAAAATATGATTAAGAATGCAATGTTGGTTATGGCATTATTTGTCATGGGATATCAAAACACTGGATTAACCGCAATTGCTGGGGGATTATTTATCCTGCCTTATGCCTGTTTTTCTGCCACCGCAGGACAATTAGCTGATAAATTTTCCAAGCATCGTGTAATGATTGCTGTAAAAACTATTCAGCTTTTGTTTATCCCAGTTGTTACTGTCGGGTTTGTATATCAAAATATCACTTTACTACTGATTTGTTTATTTTTTCTGGGCACTGCCGAAGCTTTTTATTGTCCATTAAAATATAGTATTATTCCAGAAATCGTAGACCAAAAACGAATCCTATTTGGAAACAGTGTTATCGAAACCTCTACTTTTATCGCTATCCTTATCGGTATGATTGCTGGAGGGTCAGTAATATTATTTTCACACGGCATTTATTGGGTTTGCGGATCAGCATTTATTCTTTCATTACTGGGATTGGGATCAATTTTCAAAATTATGCATGTTGCTCCTGCAGATCCTTCTTTGAAAATTAACTGGAATATTGCCAAAGAAACTTTAAACACGATTGCAATGACCCGCAAAAACCGTAAGATTTGGCTATGCGTTTTGGGTATCTCTTGGTTTTGGACTGTCGGGGCTGTTATTAGTGCTGGCATTTTTGATTTATCATCAGCCATTATTCATCATAACGGCCAATTTTTAACAACAATTTTCCTGTCTTGTTTTTCAATTGGCATTGCAATTGGGTCCATTATTTGTGCACGTTTATTAAAAGGGCGTATTTCTGGACAATATGTTCCATTTGCTGCTATTGGAATTTCTATTTTTTGCCTTGATTTTGGCTTGGCCAGTCTTTCCATCCGTACATTTACCTCTTTACACGTTTTTTTGACCTCGTTTACAGGCATTCGGATCTTTGCAGACTTGATTTTCCTGTCGATCTGTAGTGGTATTTTTTCGGTTCCTCTTTATGCCATGATTCAGGATCAATCTCCAAAAAGCAGCAAGGCCAGAATTGTTGCTGGAAACAATATCATTAATGCCATCATGATGGTTATTGGGTCTTTCATCTGGGCAAAAGCAACGGCTTATACATCTAACATTGCTTATTTATTCATCGGTCTTTCTGTCATTAACTTTGGTATTGCGATTTATATTATGCGTTTACTTCCTGCTGAAATTTTAAAAACATTCTTCAAAGCGTATTTCAATCTCTTTCATGGTGTAAAAATCACTGGCATGGAAAATTTTCATCAAGCAGGTGAAAAGGTTGTCATCATTTCCAACCATACCTCTTTTATGGATGCAACATTGCTTTCCTGTTATTTACCCCAAAAACCTGCTTTTGCAATTTATACGAAAACAGCAGAAAAATGGTGGGCTCGTCCATTTTTGGCCACGGTTAATATTTTCAAAGTAGATATCCAATCCCCTTATGCCATCAAAGATATGATATATGCGGTACGTAATAACAAAGAAAAATTGGTCATTTTTCCCGAAGGTCGATTAACCAAAACAGGTAATTTAATGAAAATCTATGAAGGTGCGGGCATTGTTGCCAGTAGTTCTGGTGCACGTATTTTACCTGTGCATATCGATGGATTGCAATTTACCCCGTGGGGCAGAATGAGAGGTAAATTACGGATGCGATGGTTTCCACGTCTGTCCATTACCATCCTGCCTTCTTTTAATATTCAAGATTATACCGATCATAATGCAACGCCTCGGCAAAATCGGGCCAATATCGGCAAAATTCTACAACGTACTTTGATCGACAGTGCTTTCAAAGCTAAAAACACCGATAAAACTCTCTTTCAAACCCTGTTAGATGCCAAAGATATATATGGAAAAAAAACAGAAATTATCGAAGATATACGTCGTGATCCCTTAACCTATGACAGATTAACATTGGGGGCTGTTTTATTGGGTCGACAATTTACCAATTATACTGACATTGGGGAATGTGTTGGATTAATGTTACCAACATCTTGTGGGGGGCTGGTTGCCTTAATGGGATTATCGGCTTTTGGTCGGGTTCTCCATCCAGTGAATGTATCAACTGGGGCTGAAAATATTAAAAATATTAGCTCTACAGCCGCCATTAAAACCATCATTACCAGCCGTCTCTTTATCGAAAAAGCCAAATTACACGATACGATTGACTATCTAAAACCCTTTGTACAGTTTGTCTATTTAGAAGATATTAAGAACGCTATTGGTTTATCAGAGAAAATTAGAGCCAAATTGGATATTTTATATCCAAAATCTTTGCCTGGTGTTAAAGCTAATGCTAATGACCCTGCTATTATTTTGGCCACTTCTGGATCAGAAGGTCAACCCAAAGCTGTTGTCTTAAGCCACAAAAATATTCTGACCAATTGTAACCAGCTGGCTTGTAGCGTTGATTTCAGCAGCGCGGATCGTGTTTTTAATGCAATGCCAATCTTTCACTCGTTTGGATTAACCGGGGCTATTTTGCTGCCTCTGCTCTATGGGGTGCGCACCTTTCATTATCCCAATCCTTTACACTATAAAAATATTTCATCCCTGATTTACGATACTGATGCAACTATTTGCTTTGGCACAGATACTTTTTTAAATGGCTGGGCGAAATATGCCCACCCTTATGATTTTTATGCCATGCGCTATATTTTTGCAGGCGGAGAAAAAGTTAAAGAAGAAACCCGCCGCTTATATGCAGATACCTTTGGGGTACGCGTTTTCGAAGGTTATGGTGCCACCGAAACCGCACCCGTTATGGCAATTAACACTCCAATGAATTCACGTGGTGGGACAGTGGGAAAATTTTTACCAGGTATTGATTATAAACTGGAACCCGTTCCTGGCATCGATAAAGGCGGTAAACTGATTGTTAAAGGTGATAATATTATGATTGGATATATGCTGCATACCAATCCTGGCAAGATTCAACCGCCCCAAGATGGATGGTATGATACGGGGGATATTGTTGAAATTGATCAAGATGGATTTGTCATCATTTGTGGGCGTATAAAACGTTTTGCTAAAATTGCTGGGGAAATGATTTCTATGACAGCTGCGGAAACCTTAGCCACCACATTATGGCCAACAGCCCTGCATGCAGTGGTCAGTTTGCCAGACCCTAAAAAAGGGGAAAGGTTGTCGCTGATTACCACGCAACAAAATGCTAGTGTCAGTCAATTATTAACCTACGCTAAGGAACGTAATATTGCTGAGATCATGATTCCCAGAAGTATCAAAATCGTTCAAGATATTCCGTTATTTGCAACAGGAAAAGTAAATTATCCAGAATTACAAAAATACATACAAAATTTATAA
- a CDS encoding DUF3828 domain-containing protein, translating into MVKILTFLCATVNRYYCLCILSSLFFLYAGEAYAQDTPVSLIQKVYSFYTPKPDGNNDELGFDRNGKEEKLLFSPDFLKIIEADEKITSAHQDGSLIDYDFICNCQDFFDGIVVTNIDVLSQSNNKAVVKVYYNFIIDNNQSSPFADNSMPEQTNSFNLIRINHRWYIDDVLGDKNEGLKKQWQQELRQYYPNSIQ; encoded by the coding sequence ATGGTAAAAATACTCACCTTCTTATGTGCCACAGTTAACCGTTACTATTGCTTGTGTATTTTAAGCAGTTTATTTTTTCTTTATGCTGGTGAAGCTTATGCTCAGGATACGCCTGTTTCTTTGATACAAAAAGTATATTCCTTTTATACGCCTAAACCCGATGGTAATAACGACGAATTGGGATTTGATCGTAATGGAAAAGAAGAAAAATTATTATTTTCCCCTGATTTCTTAAAAATTATAGAAGCTGATGAAAAAATTACTTCAGCGCATCAAGATGGTAGCTTGATAGATTATGATTTTATTTGTAATTGTCAGGATTTTTTCGATGGTATCGTTGTTACAAATATTGATGTGCTTAGTCAAAGTAATAATAAGGCCGTAGTTAAAGTTTATTATAATTTTATTATCGATAATAACCAAAGCAGTCCATTTGCTGATAATTCTATGCCAGAGCAGACCAATTCCTTCAATCTGATTCGAATAAATCATCGTTGGTACATTGATGATGTTCTAGGCGATAAAAATGAAGGGTTAAAAAAACAATGGCAACAAGAACTTCGACAATATTATCCTAACTCTATTCAATAA
- a CDS encoding class II aldolase/adducin family protein translates to MNYNFSPVELEKRFAIIEACLEMNRLGINQGTSGNISIRHENYLLITPTSIPYNQLKPESIVRLEMDGTSKGLFKPSSEWRFHLDIMKSRPEVNAVVHTHAIYSTIISILGMEIPAIHYMVGVAGGDNIRCAPYATFGSEALSKNAVEALKGRKACLLEHHGMIAVGANLSKALWLAVEVETLARQYHGILQLGKVRTLPKEEMAKISDQISNYGHAD, encoded by the coding sequence ATGAATTATAACTTTTCCCCTGTTGAATTAGAAAAACGCTTTGCCATTATAGAGGCATGCCTTGAAATGAATCGACTGGGTATTAATCAGGGAACATCGGGAAATATCAGTATTCGGCATGAAAATTATTTGTTAATTACGCCAACTAGTATTCCCTATAATCAATTAAAACCAGAGTCTATCGTACGTCTTGAAATGGATGGTACATCCAAAGGATTGTTTAAACCCTCCAGCGAATGGCGTTTTCACTTGGATATTATGAAATCCAGACCCGAGGTAAATGCAGTGGTGCACACGCATGCAATATATTCAACGATTATATCTATCTTGGGAATGGAAATTCCAGCTATTCATTATATGGTTGGGGTTGCAGGTGGGGATAATATCCGTTGTGCTCCTTATGCAACTTTTGGCAGTGAGGCATTATCTAAAAATGCGGTTGAGGCATTAAAAGGGCGTAAAGCCTGCCTATTGGAACATCATGGGATGATTGCAGTAGGTGCAAACCTATCCAAAGCATTGTGGTTGGCTGTCGAGGTAGAAACGCTGGCAAGACAATATCATGGTATTTTGCAGTTGGGAAAAGTTAGAACGTTGCCCAAAGAAGAAATGGCAAAAATTAGCGATCAGATCAGTAATTATGGTCATGCAGATTAG
- a CDS encoding sugar phosphate isomerase/epimerase family protein, whose protein sequence is MRKIGCCTWIFNNEPLEVTTQRLHQCGLHGAELHGDINRINPVQAGQLFSDKGLEIFSITPGDADIAHPDRKIRQEGLTYYEKLIEWVLKLDQKLTAPIISCHGLVQRIRPISTQEEENDLLVDSTQKICEMAKSASLNIVFEILNRYESHQIRTVTEGLDFLKRVNAPNLKLLPDAYHMNIEEANPAEALRLGHHHIGLYHAADSNRGAIGEGHTDFAAQFGALNDIQYSGPIILEVAAPGPDPFNTNKGEGFKEVLQKQLVKSVQAIRALGS, encoded by the coding sequence ATGCGTAAAATTGGATGTTGTACATGGATTTTTAATAACGAACCATTGGAAGTAACCACTCAACGTCTGCATCAATGTGGATTACATGGGGCGGAACTGCACGGCGATATTAATCGTATTAATCCAGTTCAGGCAGGGCAATTATTTAGTGACAAAGGATTAGAAATATTTTCTATTACCCCTGGGGATGCAGATATTGCACATCCTGACCGTAAAATCAGGCAAGAAGGCTTAACCTATTATGAAAAATTAATCGAATGGGTTTTGAAACTAGATCAAAAATTAACAGCACCAATTATCTCTTGTCATGGTTTAGTACAACGCATTCGTCCCATTTCCACACAAGAGGAAGAAAACGATTTATTAGTAGATAGTACTCAAAAAATATGCGAAATGGCCAAAAGTGCCAGTTTAAATATTGTGTTTGAAATTCTTAACCGCTATGAAAGTCATCAAATCCGTACGGTTACAGAAGGTTTGGACTTTTTAAAACGAGTCAACGCTCCTAATCTTAAATTATTACCTGATGCTTATCACATGAATATTGAAGAGGCTAATCCAGCAGAGGCTTTACGCTTGGGACATCATCATATTGGTTTATACCATGCCGCTGACTCAAACAGGGGTGCCATTGGTGAAGGTCATACAGATTTTGCTGCCCAATTCGGTGCGTTAAATGATATTCAATATAGTGGCCCTATTATTTTAGAAGTTGCAGCACCTGGACCCGATCCATTTAACACCAACAAAGGTGAAGGTTTCAAAGAGGTCTTACAAAAACAACTGGTAAAATCAGTACAGGCTATCCGTGCACTGGGCAGCTGA
- a CDS encoding carbohydrate kinase family protein: MARFDVTSIGLCVVDLLGRVVHRIPEGGKLELIDEIRMTVAGTAGATAMDCGILGLSAQAVITVGQDDMGDYICSKLSSFGVDCSLVKRTDKTQTASTILPINAKGERPALHVLGASAVFTIDDKDMDAVLDANIIHVGGTGLLKAFDGEPTVQLLKKAKALGRTTTFDLIGASAQTFTVVEPCLPYIDYFIPSIEEASEMSGLTDPKQVAQFYKERGVKNAVLTMGGDGVYVSPQMGDDFTLPAFDISVVDTTGCGDSFSAGIIVGLTKGWDLKKSALFASAVAAKVAMGLGSDGKLVSFEDTIEAMNTLNFKK, encoded by the coding sequence ATGGCACGTTTTGATGTAACTTCGATTGGATTATGTGTTGTAGATTTATTGGGCAGGGTTGTTCATCGTATTCCAGAAGGGGGAAAGTTGGAACTGATTGACGAAATTCGTATGACCGTTGCGGGTACTGCGGGGGCAACGGCGATGGATTGTGGTATTTTAGGCCTTTCTGCGCAAGCTGTTATTACCGTTGGGCAAGATGACATGGGGGATTATATTTGTTCGAAACTATCTAGTTTTGGTGTAGATTGCTCTTTGGTCAAACGTACCGATAAAACACAGACAGCTTCAACGATTTTACCCATTAATGCCAAAGGCGAACGGCCAGCTTTGCATGTTTTGGGGGCCTCTGCCGTATTTACAATTGATGATAAAGATATGGATGCGGTTTTGGATGCCAATATTATTCATGTTGGTGGTACAGGATTGTTAAAAGCATTTGATGGGGAACCCACAGTTCAATTATTGAAAAAAGCCAAAGCTTTGGGTCGCACTACAACTTTTGATTTGATTGGTGCCAGCGCTCAAACCTTTACTGTGGTTGAACCTTGCTTGCCTTATATTGACTATTTTATTCCTAGTATTGAAGAGGCCAGTGAAATGTCAGGCCTGACCGATCCTAAACAGGTTGCTCAATTTTATAAAGAGCGAGGGGTTAAAAATGCGGTATTAACAATGGGTGGGGATGGTGTGTATGTTTCCCCACAAATGGGCGATGATTTTACATTGCCTGCATTTGATATCTCTGTGGTTGATACAACAGGGTGTGGGGACAGTTTTAGTGCTGGTATTATTGTCGGTTTAACCAAAGGATGGGATTTGAAAAAATCTGCCTTGTTTGCGTCTGCGGTGGCAGCAAAAGTTGCCATGGGCTTGGGTTCAGATGGAAAACTGGTTTCGTTTGAAGACACAATAGAGGCTATGAATACATTGAACTTTAAAAAATAA
- a CDS encoding TetR/AcrR family transcriptional regulator encodes MGRKGKDPEELRKKIIDVAQHIIMTEGIRKCTVRAVTKKAGCALGSLGYLFTGLEDVILAVNTRTLIEMGAYMFDQAKAVQNDSPVERLTALAVAYFTYARDYFNQWEALFALRFSQSKLPQDYLEIRTHLIFKITTLFTNNEQDQEQKLVLARTMYEAVHGIVVLGLDRRLGGEYADVEARIRLLVSMMIK; translated from the coding sequence ATGGGGCGTAAGGGAAAAGATCCTGAAGAGTTGCGTAAAAAAATTATTGATGTTGCCCAACACATTATTATGACAGAGGGTATTCGTAAGTGTACTGTGCGTGCTGTTACCAAAAAAGCAGGGTGTGCCCTAGGTTCGTTGGGATATTTATTCACAGGACTCGAAGATGTAATACTGGCCGTAAATACAAGAACCTTAATTGAAATGGGTGCGTATATGTTCGATCAGGCCAAGGCTGTTCAAAATGATTCCCCCGTAGAGCGTTTAACAGCACTAGCTGTAGCTTATTTTACCTATGCTCGTGATTATTTTAATCAATGGGAGGCACTGTTTGCGTTACGTTTTTCTCAAAGTAAGCTGCCTCAAGATTATTTAGAAATCAGGACTCATCTTATTTTTAAAATTACAACTCTGTTTACAAATAACGAGCAAGATCAGGAACAAAAATTAGTTCTGGCTCGTACAATGTACGAAGCAGTACATGGAATAGTTGTGTTGGGATTGGATCGTCGGTTAGGGGGGGAATATGCTGATGTTGAAGCCCGTATTCGTTTATTGGTTTCCATGATGATTAAATAA
- a CDS encoding L-ribulose-5-phosphate 4-epimerase → MLKALKEQVFEANIALTKHHLVVLTWGNASAINDDRDLMVIKPSGVQYQDMKPSDMVVVNVDTSKVVDGYLNPSSDTETHRILYQQFKDVGGIVHTHSRHATIWAQAGKSINPLGTTHADYFYGAVPCTRLMTREEIETNYELQTGKVIIETFKKLNLNPLDMPAALVHSHGPFTWGKDVMQAVDHAIILEEICYMQMFSCMLVSNLGNMQKDLLDKHYLRKHGVNAYYGQKG, encoded by the coding sequence ATGCTTAAAGCATTAAAAGAACAGGTTTTTGAAGCGAATATAGCTTTAACAAAACATCATTTGGTTGTGTTAACTTGGGGAAATGCCAGTGCTATCAATGATGATCGAGATTTAATGGTTATTAAGCCTTCTGGTGTACAGTATCAAGATATGAAACCCAGTGATATGGTTGTGGTTAACGTTGATACAAGCAAAGTTGTTGACGGATATCTAAATCCATCGTCAGATACGGAAACACATCGGATTTTATATCAACAATTCAAAGATGTTGGTGGTATCGTTCATACACATTCTAGACATGCTACGATATGGGCACAAGCTGGAAAATCCATTAATCCCTTAGGAACGACGCATGCTGATTATTTTTATGGGGCTGTTCCTTGCACCCGATTAATGACTAGGGAAGAAATAGAAACGAATTATGAATTACAAACAGGTAAAGTTATAATTGAAACTTTTAAAAAACTGAATTTAAATCCTTTGGATATGCCAGCAGCTCTAGTACATTCTCATGGTCCATTTACTTGGGGGAAGGACGTAATGCAAGCTGTTGATCATGCTATTATTTTAGAAGAAATTTGTTATATGCAAATGTTTTCCTGTATGCTTGTGTCAAACCTTGGAAATATGCAAAAAGATTTGCTTGATAAACATTATTTACGCAAGCATGGTGTGAATGCTTATTACGGTCAAAAAGGTTAA
- a CDS encoding sugar porter family MFS transporter: protein MQQSVLLEKYDEKREASAKRATFLIGLAAAMAGLLFGLDIGVISGALPFITKDFQLTNHLQEWVVSSMMLGAALGAISNGWFSFKLGRKYSLLIASCLFIAGSIGSALANNVEIMIFWRIILGFAVGVASYTAPLYLSEMAPPEVRGKMISGYQLMVTLGILVAFLSDTYFTSTGNWRMMLGVLCFPAFILLLMIFSLPNTPRWLAAKGREEEALKVLSHIRNDDEKVKKEFDEIKESLKIKQEGWSLFKANSNVRRAVYLGMVLQAMQQFTGMNIIMYYAPEIFKRAGFQTNHQQMIATIIVGLTFVFATFIAIFTVDKLGRKPILKVGFGVIAFGTLVLGFCLHLIDNGNTSALISYASVGMAIMCIGGYAMSAAPVVWILCSEIQPLKSRDFGIACSTTTNWVSNMIIGATFLTLIQTFGISWTFWIYTTLNIAFIFIVIFFIPETKNVTLEHIEKNLMNNRPLREIGN from the coding sequence ATACGATGAAAAAAGAGAAGCTTCTGCAAAAAGGGCAACTTTTCTTATCGGTCTTGCAGCAGCAATGGCAGGATTATTATTTGGTTTGGATATTGGCGTTATTTCAGGTGCGCTTCCTTTTATTACTAAAGATTTTCAATTGACCAATCATTTACAAGAATGGGTTGTCAGTTCAATGATGTTGGGTGCTGCATTGGGGGCTATTTCTAATGGATGGTTTTCTTTTAAACTGGGTCGGAAATATAGCTTATTGATTGCCTCATGCCTGTTTATAGCAGGCTCAATTGGCTCTGCTTTGGCTAATAATGTGGAGATCATGATTTTTTGGCGAATTATTCTTGGGTTTGCTGTGGGGGTTGCCTCTTATACTGCTCCATTATATTTGTCTGAGATGGCCCCCCCAGAAGTCCGTGGAAAAATGATTTCTGGGTACCAATTGATGGTTACGTTGGGTATTTTGGTTGCTTTTCTTTCTGATACTTATTTTACCTCAACAGGAAACTGGCGCATGATGCTTGGGGTATTATGTTTTCCTGCATTTATACTGTTGTTGATGATTTTTTCATTGCCTAATACACCGCGCTGGCTTGCTGCAAAAGGTCGAGAAGAAGAAGCATTAAAGGTACTTTCTCATATTCGAAATGATGATGAAAAAGTGAAAAAAGAGTTTGATGAAATTAAGGAAAGTCTAAAAATTAAACAAGAAGGCTGGTCTCTTTTCAAAGCAAATTCTAACGTTCGCCGTGCAGTATATTTGGGAATGGTATTACAAGCCATGCAGCAATTTACCGGCATGAATATTATTATGTATTATGCGCCTGAAATCTTTAAACGTGCAGGTTTCCAAACTAATCATCAACAAATGATTGCAACAATCATCGTAGGTTTGACCTTTGTCTTTGCAACTTTTATCGCAATTTTTACAGTCGATAAGTTGGGACGTAAACCCATTTTGAAAGTGGGATTTGGGGTTATTGCATTTGGCACGTTGGTTCTTGGATTTTGTTTACACCTTATTGATAATGGCAACACTTCTGCCCTGATTTCATATGCTTCTGTTGGTATGGCAATTATGTGTATTGGTGGCTATGCAATGAGTGCAGCCCCTGTTGTCTGGATCCTTTGTTCAGAAATACAACCTTTAAAAAGTCGTGACTTTGGGATTGCCTGTTCAACCACAACCAATTGGGTCAGCAATATGATTATCGGAGCAACATTCCTGACCTTAATTCAAACATTTGGAATCAGTTGGACATTTTGGATTTATACAACTTTAAATATTGCATTCATTTTTATTGTAATCTTTTTTATTCCAGAAACCAAAAACGTCACTTTAGAGCACATCGAAAAAAATCTCATGAATAACAGGCCTTTGCGCGAAATCGGAAATTAG
- a CDS encoding SGNH/GDSL hydrolase family protein has translation MAKKTILFYGDSNTHGTKPMPSADSTERFQLDERWPGILHQQLKQDYHIIEEGLPGRTTVHNDPIEGSHKNGLAYLRPCLESHRPIDIIVLMLGTNDLKARFSVTPADIAHSIHHLIIEIKSCQTNPQSDHPKILLLCPAPILEIGELGEIFAGGEEKSKHLARYYKKIADNHKISFFDIGSVVHVSKIDGVHFDSDQHQILAENLQKIITIL, from the coding sequence ATGGCAAAAAAAACAATTCTCTTTTACGGTGACAGCAATACCCACGGTACAAAACCCATGCCTTCGGCAGACAGTACAGAACGTTTTCAATTAGATGAGCGATGGCCTGGTATTTTACACCAACAACTGAAACAAGATTACCATATTATCGAAGAAGGATTGCCAGGTCGAACGACCGTGCACAATGATCCTATTGAAGGATCTCATAAAAATGGGTTGGCTTATCTACGGCCTTGCTTAGAAAGCCATCGGCCAATCGACATCATTGTATTAATGCTAGGTACAAACGATTTAAAAGCCCGATTTTCTGTCACACCTGCAGATATTGCTCATTCTATTCATCACTTAATTATAGAAATCAAATCATGCCAAACAAACCCACAAAGCGATCACCCCAAAATCCTTTTATTATGCCCTGCACCCATTCTGGAGATTGGAGAATTAGGCGAAATTTTTGCAGGGGGTGAAGAAAAATCCAAACATTTAGCTAGATATTATAAAAAAATAGCTGATAATCATAAAATTAGCTTTTTCGATATTGGCTCTGTTGTCCATGTCAGTAAAATAGATGGTGTTCATTTTGACAGCGACCAGCACCAGATTTTGGCGGAAAATTTACAAAAAATTATTACAATACTATAA